One window of the uncultured Treponema sp. genome contains the following:
- a CDS encoding type II toxin-antitoxin system RelE/ParE family toxin produces the protein MEIQKKIKAEFFKTEQNNEPVRDFLKGLSIEDKKSVGADIMAVEMSWPVGYPTVRKLDTNLWEVRSDISDKRICRVMFTINGSKMILLHAFIKKTQKTPKDDMELGKKRRNLVLGGQNE, from the coding sequence ATGGAAATCCAAAAGAAAATAAAAGCAGAATTTTTCAAAACAGAACAAAACAATGAGCCTGTGCGGGATTTTCTAAAAGGACTATCCATAGAAGATAAGAAATCTGTGGGGGCGGATATTATGGCTGTGGAAATGTCTTGGCCGGTTGGATATCCAACAGTAAGGAAACTTGATACTAATTTATGGGAAGTTCGCTCAGATATTTCTGACAAAAGAATTTGCCGAGTGATGTTCACAATAAACGGAAGCAAAATGATATTGCTTCATGCATTTATAAAGAAAACCCAAAAAACTCCAAAAGATGATATGGAATTAGGCAAGAAACGAAGGAACTTAGTTTTAGGAGGCCAAAATGAATAA
- a CDS encoding SUMF1/EgtB/PvdO family nonheme iron enzyme — MKIFKKSFTWTSGCKRSLSFASSIICGIILLAVTLQISCSNPGDDNGDSTIESTFEGADVDKNNSGETKPDGGEDNSNPDETKLDTVKAALAVGVTYKNVCKLMIAVPGKEFSILATEVTQELYESVTGENPSENKGEKNLPVENISWNDAIYFCNELSKKCGLPPVYAVDDKTEAKEWMYDSENKIIGTIN, encoded by the coding sequence ATGAAAATCTTTAAGAAATCTTTTACTTGGACTAGTGGCTGCAAAAGGAGCCTGTCTTTTGCTAGTTCTATTATTTGCGGAATTATACTTCTTGCTGTTACATTGCAGATTTCATGCTCTAACCCAGGAGACGACAATGGAGATTCAACTATTGAATCAACCTTTGAAGGGGCGGATGTTGACAAGAACAATTCCGGTGAAACAAAGCCAGATGGGGGCGAGGATAATTCAAATCCTGACGAAACAAAGCTAGACACTGTCAAGGCTGCCTTGGCAGTGGGCGTTACGTATAAAAATGTTTGTAAGCTTATGATCGCTGTTCCAGGAAAGGAATTTTCTATTCTTGCAACTGAGGTTACGCAGGAGCTTTACGAGTCAGTTACGGGCGAGAATCCTAGCGAAAATAAAGGGGAAAAGAATCTGCCTGTGGAAAATATAAGTTGGAATGATGCAATCTATTTTTGCAATGAGTTGAGTAAGAAGTGCGGTTTGCCTCCTGTCTATGCTGTTGATGACAAAACTGAGGCAAAAGAATGGATGTATGATTCGGAAAATAAAATAATAGGAACTATAAATTAA
- a CDS encoding HRDC domain-containing protein codes for MALLTQFMTFFVSPFSEPSSHAELNNFLKSRRIINVEKRLIDGERGTGWVFLVEYSDNEGAKPSYTMSAKVDWRDVLNPSQFAVYDLLRKKRKEIGEKTKIPLYGILSNEQLALMAQNPPKTKEEFIKIKGVSEQKYKQFGEEFLETVKSAMLSAEHAADSAKEDSAENKNQLDIF; via the coding sequence ATGGCTTTATTGACCCAGTTCATGACGTTTTTTGTAAGCCCGTTCAGCGAGCCGTCTAGCCACGCGGAGCTTAACAACTTTCTTAAGTCCCGCCGCATAATAAATGTGGAAAAAAGGCTTATAGACGGCGAGCGCGGCACTGGCTGGGTGTTCCTTGTTGAATATTCAGACAATGAGGGCGCAAAGCCTTCATACACGATGAGCGCGAAAGTTGACTGGCGCGATGTCTTAAATCCAAGTCAGTTTGCAGTCTATGACCTGCTGCGCAAAAAACGCAAGGAAATCGGCGAAAAGACAAAAATTCCCCTCTACGGAATCTTGAGCAACGAGCAGCTCGCGCTTATGGCGCAGAATCCGCCAAAGACAAAAGAGGAGTTCATAAAGATAAAAGGAGTGAGCGAGCAGAAATACAAGCAGTTCGGAGAAGAGTTTCTTGAAACAGTAAAGTCAGCCATGCTTTCTGCTGAGCATGCGGCTGACAGCGCAAAAGAAGATTCCGCTGAAAATAAAAATCAGCTGGATATATTCTAG
- a CDS encoding formylglycine-generating enzyme family protein, protein MPTVEEWQYAARGGQEFKYSGSNNLDEVGWYGGNSGEKTHPVAQKNPNGYGLYDMSGNVYEWCWDSNDKGNRYDCGGSWRNSADRCEVDNGYWNDVSYSYSNLGFRVVRNIE, encoded by the coding sequence CTGCCTACAGTGGAAGAATGGCAGTATGCGGCAAGGGGCGGACAGGAGTTCAAGTACAGCGGCAGCAACAACTTGGATGAAGTGGGCTGGTATGGCGGCAACAGCGGAGAAAAGACACATCCAGTTGCGCAGAAAAATCCGAACGGCTACGGCTTGTACGACATGAGCGGCAACGTTTATGAATGGTGCTGGGATTCCAACGATAAAGGGAATCGCTATGACTGTGGTGGTAGCTGGCGCAACAGTGCTGACCGCTGCGAGGTTGACAACGGTTACTGGAACGATGTTAGCTACTCCTACTCCAACTTAGGTTTCCGTGTTGTCCGCAATATAGAATAG
- a CDS encoding SUMF1/EgtB/PvdO family nonheme iron enzyme, whose protein sequence is MKRFLTVLIVALLLVPAFAQTTVDEGKLVKTLEKNKDKDAAFASEIDLSQMYVYSDGEIDIPLFTKSKVKIVSDIDMTDIKIRISNARKSRFNVLFKVKDIKTRTYKITRIAGIETAAEYRNRLEAERRRAEEEARERRRQQEEKERLEAEAAAEAARKADLRNAVFVIVNLEPENLPGAEAEWIPVCVRDNLRLNLRECLEMSLITDSEAESMLKSGKAQDKAEYALFTKVKKTSDGYSINTEFKGSDGTVKANVSSDEYPSAGDLLAPGGAVDKISLALADALNIPVYDFMRDILLNKDYEGNELFNTGTKANYFNMLVTDSNNDIEKIGASGKINDITDRIRIKNDKELFAQKLNAAEKQKSLLEEQNKRKSADENLDEKRSDALKARRTQIEEAVAKAALGRKSDTGIRLITTIEAKKKALSEIRQSVENECIELHDKMKLDEAEQALEILEAEWTSVEMNDGQPTEAAKQRRVNKVNASHAALLEKFYADCDAVYQKTAARQNALINDINADYKKIAQGGTLSSADHALAVSFGEYDGDKYGWNVELCVYSDGILLLDDTFILKYESIAGKKAPDLASATDAQLAEYADNTDLYSSLFARGVPVITVEADIKVVPATENKPSCYTLNISEVRAINTLTGKTVQKDTVNRQAELALKPRFDMRGLHGVVAGEKDIAQREAEKQAVLERCRQILSILENKNYKASDLMIPVPNMHYSIMATEVTQELYKSVMGENPSEFKGEKNLPVENVSWYDAIVFCNRLSVKEGLKPVYSVDGVTNVSMWGYTPHKGYSIYSEIKCNEKANGYRLPTVEEWRYAAKGGQEFKYSGSDNLDEVAWYDGNSGDKTHTVAQKKPNGYGLYDMSGNVWEWCWDSSSYSKRFYCGGGWSSSAAGCEVGRRGWYNADSTDDNQGFRIVRSSSKK, encoded by the coding sequence ATGAAAAGATTTCTTACAGTTTTGATTGTGGCTTTGCTGCTTGTTCCGGCGTTCGCCCAGACGACAGTAGATGAAGGAAAGCTAGTAAAAACGCTTGAAAAGAACAAGGACAAAGACGCCGCCTTTGCGAGCGAGATTGACCTTAGCCAGATGTATGTGTACAGCGACGGCGAAATTGATATTCCGCTTTTTACAAAAAGCAAGGTCAAGATTGTCAGCGACATAGACATGACTGACATAAAAATAAGAATTTCCAATGCCAGAAAAAGCAGATTTAACGTTTTGTTCAAGGTGAAGGACATCAAGACCAGAACCTATAAGATTACAAGAATTGCAGGAATTGAAACTGCGGCTGAATATAGAAATCGGCTTGAGGCAGAAAGAAGACGGGCGGAAGAAGAGGCGCGAGAGCGTAGAAGGCAGCAGGAAGAAAAAGAAAGGCTTGAAGCCGAAGCCGCGGCGGAGGCTGCAAGAAAAGCTGACCTTAGAAACGCGGTGTTTGTGATTGTAAACCTGGAGCCTGAAAATTTGCCAGGTGCAGAAGCTGAATGGATTCCTGTCTGCGTAAGAGACAATCTTAGGCTTAACCTGCGCGAGTGCCTTGAAATGAGCTTGATTACAGACTCAGAAGCCGAGTCTATGTTAAAAAGCGGCAAGGCGCAAGATAAGGCTGAATACGCTCTGTTCACAAAAGTAAAAAAGACAAGCGACGGATATTCTATAAACACGGAATTCAAAGGAAGCGACGGCACTGTAAAGGCGAATGTAAGTTCTGATGAATATCCATCTGCTGGAGACTTGCTTGCTCCTGGAGGCGCAGTTGATAAAATTTCCCTTGCCCTTGCTGACGCCCTAAATATTCCTGTGTACGATTTTATGCGCGACATTCTTTTAAACAAAGACTATGAAGGAAACGAGCTTTTTAATACAGGAACTAAGGCAAATTATTTTAACATGCTGGTTACTGACAGCAACAATGATATAGAAAAAATAGGCGCTTCAGGAAAGATAAATGACATTACAGACAGAATCAGAATAAAGAATGACAAGGAGCTGTTTGCTCAAAAGCTCAATGCGGCTGAAAAACAGAAGTCATTGCTTGAAGAGCAGAACAAGCGCAAAAGCGCGGATGAAAATCTGGATGAAAAACGCAGCGATGCGCTCAAGGCACGCAGAACCCAGATTGAAGAGGCTGTGGCAAAGGCGGCTTTAGGACGCAAGTCTGACACAGGAATCCGTTTGATTACAACTATTGAGGCAAAGAAAAAGGCTTTGTCAGAAATACGGCAGTCCGTGGAAAACGAGTGCATTGAGCTGCATGACAAGATGAAACTTGACGAGGCTGAGCAGGCTCTTGAGATTCTGGAAGCGGAATGGACTTCTGTAGAAATGAACGACGGACAGCCGACAGAAGCCGCCAAGCAAAGAAGAGTGAACAAGGTAAATGCAAGCCATGCCGCATTGCTTGAGAAATTCTATGCGGACTGCGACGCTGTTTACCAAAAAACGGCTGCACGGCAGAACGCGCTTATAAATGACATAAACGCAGACTACAAGAAAATTGCGCAAGGCGGAACTTTGAGCAGCGCGGACCATGCGCTTGCAGTGAGCTTTGGCGAGTATGACGGCGACAAATACGGCTGGAACGTGGAGCTTTGCGTGTACTCTGACGGAATTCTCTTGCTGGACGACACATTCATATTGAAGTACGAAAGCATTGCTGGAAAAAAGGCTCCAGACCTTGCGAGCGCGACAGATGCGCAGCTTGCAGAGTATGCCGACAACACAGACTTGTACAGCTCCCTTTTTGCGCGCGGAGTGCCTGTGATAACTGTTGAGGCTGATATAAAAGTCGTGCCTGCCACTGAGAACAAGCCAAGCTGCTACACTCTTAATATAAGCGAAGTGCGAGCTATAAATACCTTGACAGGAAAAACTGTGCAGAAAGACACTGTTAACAGGCAGGCAGAACTTGCGCTAAAGCCAAGATTTGATATGCGCGGGCTGCACGGCGTTGTTGCAGGAGAAAAGGATATAGCGCAGAGAGAGGCAGAAAAACAGGCTGTGCTTGAGAGGTGCAGACAGATTCTTTCAATTTTAGAAAACAAAAACTACAAGGCAAGCGATTTGATGATTCCTGTTCCAAATATGCATTATTCAATAATGGCAACAGAAGTTACACAGGAGCTTTACAAGTCTGTTATGGGCGAGAACCCAAGCGAGTTCAAGGGAGAAAAGAACCTTCCTGTAGAAAACGTAAGCTGGTATGACGCTATTGTGTTCTGCAACAGGCTGAGTGTAAAAGAAGGTCTTAAGCCTGTTTATTCTGTTGACGGAGTAACCAATGTGTCTATGTGGGGCTATACTCCGCATAAAGGATATTCCATTTACAGTGAGATTAAATGCAACGAAAAAGCGAACGGCTACCGCCTGCCAACAGTAGAAGAGTGGCGGTATGCGGCAAAGGGCGGTCAGGAATTCAAGTACAGCGGAAGCGACAACTTGGACGAAGTTGCTTGGTACGACGGCAACAGCGGAGACAAGACACATACAGTTGCGCAGAAAAAGCCTAACGGCTACGGCTTGTACGACATGAGCGGAAACGTGTGGGAGTGGTGCTGGGATTCCAGCAGCTACAGCAAGCGCTTTTACTGCGGTGGCGGCTGGAGCAGCAGCGCCGCGGGCTGCGAGGTGGGCCGCAGGGGCTGGTACAACGCCGACAGCACCGACGACAACCAGGGCTTCCGCATTGTCCGCTCTTCCAGCAAAAAATAG
- a CDS encoding formylglycine-generating enzyme family protein, producing the protein MKNLKKCFGLAGSRKSGLSFAKFACGSMLAASLCASCASNKAVEQIVIEDEERGINMVSIPGESYCIMDTEVTQEIYESVMGNNPSKFKGEKNLPVENVSWNDAVMFCNKLSEQEGLAPVYSVDGETDVSQWGRMFSSVSVKIKCNENANGYRLPTVEEWQYAAKGGQEFKHSGSDNLDEVAWYGDNSGYKTHPVAQKKPNGYGLYDMTGNVWEWCWDTSGNNWDFYAGYYGSGWNTPRFNCAVGKRNSSYADRRYDNLGFRVVRNADYFREE; encoded by the coding sequence ATGAAAAACTTAAAAAAATGTTTTGGTTTGGCTGGCAGCCGCAAGAGCGGACTGTCTTTTGCAAAGTTTGCATGCGGAAGCATGCTTGCCGCTTCGCTTTGCGCTTCCTGCGCCTCGAACAAGGCTGTTGAGCAGATTGTCATAGAGGACGAGGAGCGGGGAATAAATATGGTTTCGATTCCTGGAGAAAGCTATTGCATAATGGACACGGAAGTTACCCAGGAGATTTACGAGTCTGTTATGGGAAATAACCCAAGCAAATTCAAGGGAGAAAAGAATCTTCCTGTGGAAAATGTGAGCTGGAACGATGCTGTTATGTTCTGCAACAAGCTGAGCGAGCAGGAAGGTCTTGCGCCTGTGTATTCTGTGGACGGAGAAACTGATGTAAGCCAGTGGGGGCGTATGTTTAGCTCGGTAAGTGTGAAAATAAAATGCAATGAAAATGCTAACGGCTACCGTCTGCCTACAGTTGAAGAATGGCAGTATGCGGCGAAAGGCGGACAGGAATTCAAGCACAGCGGCAGCGACAATTTGGATGAGGTTGCCTGGTATGGCGACAACAGCGGATACAAGACACATCCAGTTGCGCAGAAAAAGCCTAACGGCTACGGCTTGTACGATATGACTGGCAATGTTTGGGAATGGTGCTGGGATACAAGTGGCAATAACTGGGACTTTTACGCTGGGTATTACGGCAGTGGATGGAATACCCCCAGATTTAATTGTGCAGTGGGGAAGCGTAATAGTAGCTACGCTGACCGTAGGTACGACAATTTAGGCTTCCGTGTTGTGCGCAATGCTGATTATTTCAGAGAAGAATAG
- a CDS encoding formylglycine-generating enzyme family protein encodes MNALKNPKNGRHFAKMACAFALLGVFLCVSCGNKKVNVAAALKKGIHEASSLMVAVPGKSYSILATEVTQELYKSVMGENPSGFDGEKNLPVECLSWYDAVMFCNRLSEKEKLEPVYSVDGETDVEEWGYSPHKAAEFKPEIKWRKNANGYRLPTVEEWQYAAKGGQNYKYSGSNDLDKVGWYGEIEGLVAIGKTHPVAQKAPNSYGLYDMSGNVWEWCWDSYSHCKRYNCGGGWNSYAVDCEVGYRNDYFAYYGDVNLGFRIVRSSSKK; translated from the coding sequence GTGAATGCGTTAAAGAATCCTAAAAACGGACGGCATTTTGCAAAAATGGCCTGTGCATTTGCGCTGCTTGGCGTTTTTCTGTGCGTGTCATGCGGAAACAAGAAGGTGAATGTGGCGGCGGCTCTTAAAAAAGGAATTCATGAGGCTAGCAGCCTGATGGTTGCAGTTCCGGGAAAGAGCTATTCCATTCTTGCAACAGAAGTTACGCAGGAGCTTTACAAGTCAGTCATGGGCGAGAATCCTAGCGGGTTTGATGGAGAAAAGAATCTTCCTGTGGAATGTTTGAGCTGGTATGACGCGGTTATGTTCTGCAACAGGCTGAGCGAAAAAGAAAAACTTGAGCCTGTGTATTCTGTGGACGGAGAAACTGACGTGGAAGAATGGGGCTATTCTCCTCATAAGGCTGCTGAATTCAAGCCTGAAATAAAATGGCGCAAGAACGCAAACGGCTACCGCCTGCCTACAGTTGAGGAATGGCAGTATGCGGCAAAAGGCGGGCAAAACTACAAGTACAGCGGCAGCAACGACCTTGACAAAGTGGGCTGGTATGGCGAAATAGAAGGACTTGTAGCAATAGGAAAAACTCATCCTGTGGCGCAGAAAGCTCCCAACAGCTACGGTCTTTACGACATGAGCGGCAACGTTTGGGAATGGTGCTGGGATTCCTACAGCCACTGCAAACGCTATAACTGCGGCGGCGGTTGGAACAGCTACGCCGTCGACTGCGAGGTGGGCTATCGGAACGACTACTTCGCCTACTACGGAGACGTCAACCTGGGGTTCCGCATTGTCCGCTCTTCTAGCAAAAAATAG
- a CDS encoding helix-turn-helix transcriptional regulator, whose translation MNNAYAGSSFDDFLEKEGIATEVKNEAIKRLISYNLIEEMQKQNINKTEMAKKMSTSRAALDRLLNPYNDSVTLATLTKAANVLGKKLVLQLQ comes from the coding sequence ATGAATAATGCATATGCAGGAAGTTCTTTTGATGATTTTCTCGAAAAAGAGGGAATTGCTACAGAAGTAAAAAATGAGGCAATAAAAAGACTTATTTCATATAATTTGATTGAAGAAATGCAAAAGCAGAATATCAACAAAACAGAAATGGCAAAGAAAATGTCAACTTCTCGTGCCGCATTGGACCGGCTCTTGAATCCATATAATGATTCTGTAACCCTTGCAACTTTGACAAAAGCTGCAAATGTGCTTGGAAAAAAGTTAGTATTGCAACTGCAATGA
- a CDS encoding RNA-directed DNA polymerase produces MRWQLEQQRQHIHYAFKKAGICKYFLKLDVRKYFDSIQHKKLKELLFRIIKDRKCLALLFGIIDSYSVSDGRGLPIGNLTSQFFANYYLSSLDHFVLEKLKPKGYARYMDDIVVFSDSKSALKDILFEMQKFIEPFSLLFKQPVISSCRGGVPFLGYSVSGREISLLGRTRRRKARKVRRLAYEFRQGLIDGEKFADRISCMGIAVI; encoded by the coding sequence CTGCGGTGGCAGCTGGAACAACAACGCCAACATATTCACTATGCGTTTAAAAAGGCTGGAATCTGCAAGTATTTTCTAAAGCTCGATGTGCGGAAGTATTTCGACTCTATTCAACACAAAAAACTTAAGGAGCTTCTTTTTAGAATTATAAAGGACAGAAAATGTCTGGCATTGCTTTTTGGGATTATAGATTCCTACAGCGTTTCAGACGGACGCGGGCTTCCGATTGGAAACCTTACAAGCCAGTTTTTCGCGAACTATTATCTTTCGTCGTTGGATCATTTTGTACTGGAAAAGCTAAAGCCTAAAGGATACGCGCGCTACATGGACGACATTGTTGTTTTTTCGGACTCAAAGAGCGCACTAAAGGACATTCTTTTCGAAATGCAGAAGTTCATAGAGCCGTTCTCGCTTTTGTTCAAGCAGCCGGTGATTAGCTCGTGCAGGGGCGGCGTTCCGTTCCTGGGATATTCAGTTTCTGGCAGGGAAATTTCGCTTCTGGGCAGGACACGCAGAAGAAAGGCAAGAAAAGTCAGGCGGCTTGCCTACGAGTTCAGACAGGGCTTGATAGACGGAGAGAAATTTGCGGACAGGATAAGCTGCATGGGGATTGCAGTGATTTAG
- a CDS encoding formylglycine-generating enzyme family protein: MKLKFVFIAAMSALLSSVLAAEDNFEELLEKYKNVTSESLLAEREKKQSAVILKEKLDNTFLDGAMIAVPEKSYSILKTEVTQEFYEAVMGENPSRFKGEKNLPVEKVSWYDAVVFCNKLSVMYGLAPVYSVSGKSDVSEWNYEPHKGDGISNEVGCNENANGYRLPTVEEWRYAAKGGQEFKYSGSDNLDEVAWYDGNSGDKTHTVAQKKPNGYGLYDMSGNVWEWCWDSGSYSKRFYCGGGWSSSAAGCEVGGRFWCNADHTDFDLGFRIVRSLSKK; the protein is encoded by the coding sequence ATGAAATTGAAATTTGTTTTTATCGCTGCAATGTCTGCTCTGCTGTCATCTGTGTTGGCTGCGGAAGACAATTTTGAGGAACTTTTGGAAAAGTACAAAAATGTTACTTCTGAGAGTCTTTTAGCAGAAAGAGAAAAGAAACAGAGTGCTGTGATATTGAAGGAAAAGCTAGACAATACTTTTCTTGATGGCGCAATGATTGCAGTTCCCGAAAAAAGCTACAGCATACTAAAAACAGAGGTTACACAAGAGTTTTACGAAGCTGTTATGGGAGAGAATCCTAGCAGATTTAAAGGAGAAAAGAATCTTCCTGTAGAAAAAGTGAGCTGGTATGACGCTGTTGTGTTCTGCAACAAACTGAGTGTGATGTATGGACTTGCTCCAGTGTATTCCGTTTCTGGCAAGTCTGATGTATCTGAATGGAACTATGAGCCTCATAAGGGTGATGGCATTTCAAATGAAGTTGGATGCAACGAAAATGCCAACGGCTACCGCTTGCCCACAGTAGAGGAATGGCGGTATGCGGCAAAGGGCGGTCAGGAATTCAAGTACAGCGGAAGCGACAACTTGGACGAAGTTGCTTGGTACGACGGCAACAGCGGAGACAAGACACATACAGTTGCGCAGAAAAAGCCTAACGGCTACGGCTTGTACGACATGAGCGGAAACGTGTGGGAGTGGTGCTGGGATTCCGGCAGCTACAGCAAGCGCTTTTACTGCGGTGGCGGCTGGAGCAGCAGCGCCGCGGGCTGCGAGGTGGGCGGCAGGTTCTGGTGCAACGCCGACCACACCGACTTCGACCTGGGCTTCCGCATTGTCCGCTCTTTAAGCAAAAAATAG